A window of the Thermoleophilia bacterium SCSIO 60948 genome harbors these coding sequences:
- a CDS encoding MCE family protein — METRSPTLVRILIAIGFTISCFGLALFLWIAFGGGVPLKSEGYRFEVPFDEATQLATESDVRISGVSVGKVKDITLGDEGLADAVIELDAQYAPIPKDTEATLRTKTLLGETYVELSPGDSEGAMLPEGGALPSAQVAESVQLDEVLRAFDEPTRESFQNWMQGTAIAFGGRGQDLSAAIGNLEPFAVEATDTLRLLDSQGVALRGLVRDGGETFDALSERQGQLSGLIQNANQVFATTAARDGEIRALFEALPTFLDESRLTLSRLERFSVDTDPLITQLRPSARQLSPTLVATGDLAPNLTGFLQGLRGSINASRPGFPALRKLLDDDLPPALSRLDPFMREFNPILIGLRDYRREITGLLGNVSSATNAVNTVGSPRYLRTVAPLLPEAMATYPSRLRINRTNAYVQPGGAEEIAKGGFESFLTSNCTSGLEANLPSEAEATGDPDFASRTEFFNNIDGTPFTPEQFYELFRRYSFDDQDSTSALDAPRCKKQAPYRSVGQPKETTDYQHFRRLP, encoded by the coding sequence ATGGAAACACGCTCTCCCACACTCGTCCGGATCCTGATCGCGATCGGCTTCACGATCTCCTGCTTCGGACTGGCGCTGTTCCTCTGGATCGCCTTCGGCGGCGGGGTGCCGCTGAAGTCCGAGGGGTATCGCTTCGAGGTCCCCTTCGATGAAGCGACGCAGCTCGCCACCGAGTCCGACGTCCGGATCTCCGGGGTCTCGGTAGGCAAGGTCAAAGACATCACCCTCGGTGACGAGGGGCTGGCCGACGCCGTCATCGAGCTCGACGCGCAGTACGCCCCGATTCCGAAGGACACGGAAGCGACGCTTCGCACGAAGACCTTGCTCGGCGAGACGTACGTAGAACTCTCGCCGGGCGATTCCGAAGGAGCGATGTTGCCCGAAGGCGGGGCGTTGCCCTCCGCCCAGGTCGCCGAGTCGGTTCAGCTCGACGAGGTCCTCAGGGCTTTCGACGAGCCCACCCGCGAGTCGTTTCAGAACTGGATGCAGGGCACCGCGATCGCGTTCGGCGGTCGTGGACAGGACCTCTCCGCCGCGATCGGCAACCTCGAGCCCTTCGCGGTCGAAGCGACTGACACACTGCGCCTGCTCGACTCCCAGGGAGTGGCTCTACGTGGGCTCGTCCGTGATGGCGGCGAAACCTTCGACGCCCTCTCCGAACGCCAGGGTCAACTCAGCGGCCTGATCCAGAACGCAAACCAGGTCTTCGCGACCACCGCGGCCCGCGACGGGGAGATCCGCGCGCTCTTCGAGGCGCTTCCGACCTTCCTCGACGAGTCTCGACTGACGTTGTCAAGGCTCGAGCGGTTCTCCGTCGACACGGACCCGTTGATCACGCAGCTGCGCCCATCGGCTCGCCAGCTGAGCCCGACACTCGTTGCGACGGGCGACCTGGCGCCGAACCTGACCGGATTCCTCCAGGGTCTGCGCGGCTCGATAAATGCCTCGCGGCCCGGATTCCCCGCGCTTCGGAAGTTGCTCGACGACGATCTGCCGCCGGCGCTCTCCCGCCTCGACCCGTTCATGCGCGAGTTCAACCCGATTCTGATCGGCTTGCGCGACTATCGCCGAGAGATCACCGGACTGCTCGGCAACGTCTCGTCGGCCACGAACGCGGTGAACACGGTCGGCTCGCCGCGCTACCTGCGCACTGTGGCGCCCCTGCTCCCGGAGGCGATGGCGACCTATCCGAGTCGCCTGCGCATCAACCGGACCAATGCCTATGTGCAACCAGGGGGTGCCGAGGAGATCGCAAAGGGGGGGTTCGAGAGCTTCCTGACGTCCAATTGCACCTCGGGGCTCGAGGCGAACCTGCCATCGGAGGCCGAGGCCACGGGCGACCCCGACTTCGCCAGTCGGACGGAGTTCTTCAACAACATCGACGGCACGCCCTTCACGCCGGAGCAGTTCTACGAGCTGTTCCGTCGCTACTCGTTCGACGACCAGGACTCGACGAGTGCGCTCGACGCGCCGCGCTGCAAGAAGCAGGCTCCCTATCGATCGGTCGGGCAGCCGAAGGAAACGACCGACTACCAGCATTTCCGCAGGCTCCCGTGA
- a CDS encoding ROK family protein produces the protein MTVAIGADLGGTKMLVGALDSERSELHRSTKPSGGHTQDELIETIATSLEAAIEEVPEAEAVGLGIPCTLDWERGIAIQAVNLPLKDVPIRDLLSERLGLPVLIDNDANVAALAEHRFGAARGSDVAVILTLGTGIGGGLIVGGEVFRGSSGGGAELGHVIVDLDGPPCQGACRSRGCIETFASGTAIARDGLAAAERERSGALGEILEAGGEIDGKAVIEAALGGDEIAAAVVAEAGRKLGAALTSLANVFEPGLFAVGGGVMAAGDLVLEPARRELRERALPPQDETPVVPAELGPDAGMVGAALMALEHLEAEAS, from the coding sequence ATGACGGTCGCGATCGGCGCCGACCTCGGCGGCACGAAGATGCTCGTCGGCGCCCTCGATTCCGAGCGCTCCGAGCTTCACCGCTCGACGAAGCCCTCCGGGGGCCACACCCAGGACGAGTTGATCGAGACGATCGCGACCTCGCTCGAGGCCGCGATCGAGGAGGTTCCCGAGGCCGAGGCGGTGGGGCTCGGCATCCCGTGCACGCTCGACTGGGAGCGCGGCATCGCGATCCAGGCCGTCAACCTGCCGCTGAAGGACGTGCCGATCCGCGACCTGCTCTCCGAGCGCCTCGGCCTTCCGGTCCTGATCGACAATGACGCCAACGTCGCCGCCCTCGCCGAGCACCGCTTCGGCGCCGCGCGCGGCAGCGACGTCGCCGTCATCCTCACCCTGGGCACCGGGATCGGCGGCGGGCTGATAGTCGGTGGCGAAGTGTTCCGCGGCAGCTCCGGCGGCGGCGCCGAGCTCGGCCACGTCATTGTCGACCTCGACGGGCCGCCCTGTCAGGGCGCGTGCCGCTCGCGCGGCTGCATCGAGACCTTCGCGTCGGGGACGGCGATCGCCCGTGACGGGCTCGCGGCCGCCGAGCGCGAGCGCTCCGGCGCGCTCGGAGAGATTCTCGAGGCCGGCGGCGAGATCGACGGGAAGGCCGTGATCGAGGCGGCGCTCGGCGGCGACGAGATCGCGGCCGCGGTCGTCGCCGAGGCGGGCCGCAAGCTGGGGGCCGCGCTGACGAGCCTCGCCAACGTCTTCGAGCCCGGTCTCTTCGCGGTCGGCGGCGGCGTGATGGCCGCCGGGGACCTGGTTCTCGAGCCGGCACGCCGCGAGCTGCGCGAGCGCGCGCTGCCGCCGCAGGACGAAACACCGGTCGTGCCCGCCGAGCTCGGTCCGGACGCGGGCATGGTCGGCGCGGCGCTGATGGCGCTCGAGCACCTCGAGGCCGAGGCGTCGTAG
- the rsmI gene encoding 16S rRNA (cytidine(1402)-2'-O)-methyltransferase codes for MAGRLVVCPTPIGNMEDLPPRVRRTLAEADIIACEDTRRTGLLLDRLAVGRDARLVSNHDQNEVGRATQIAQQIERGAQVALVSDAGMPAVSDPGYPLIRACIERDLPVEVLPGPSSVVTALVASGLPPDRWRFEGFLPRRESELERILRNDSTTIAFESPRRIGQSLTALAALAPDRPAAVCRELTKLHEEVRRGSLAELARSFRDGARGEIVVVIGPGDAQGAAGGTDALAVDALRRLVTAGAKPRAAAQVVASLTGARPNDLYRELTGRDPRR; via the coding sequence GTGGCCGGCCGCCTCGTCGTCTGCCCGACCCCAATCGGCAACATGGAGGATCTTCCGCCCCGGGTCCGTCGAACCCTCGCGGAGGCCGACATCATCGCCTGCGAGGACACGCGCCGTACGGGACTGCTGCTCGACCGGCTCGCGGTCGGCCGTGATGCCCGACTTGTCTCCAATCACGACCAGAACGAGGTGGGTCGTGCGACCCAGATCGCGCAGCAGATCGAGCGGGGCGCGCAGGTGGCGCTCGTCTCGGACGCCGGCATGCCCGCGGTCTCCGACCCCGGTTATCCGCTGATCCGCGCCTGCATCGAGCGCGACCTACCGGTCGAGGTCCTGCCGGGACCCTCCTCGGTCGTCACCGCGCTGGTCGCCTCGGGACTGCCGCCGGACCGCTGGCGATTCGAAGGCTTCCTGCCGCGGCGAGAGAGCGAGCTCGAGCGGATCCTCCGCAATGATTCGACGACGATCGCCTTTGAGTCGCCGCGACGGATCGGTCAGTCGCTGACCGCGCTCGCGGCGCTCGCGCCCGACCGCCCGGCCGCCGTCTGCCGCGAGCTGACGAAGCTCCACGAGGAGGTCCGGCGCGGATCGCTTGCCGAGCTCGCGCGCTCGTTCCGCGACGGTGCGCGCGGGGAGATCGTCGTCGTGATCGGCCCCGGCGACGCGCAGGGAGCGGCCGGAGGCACCGACGCACTGGCGGTCGATGCGCTCCGCCGGCTCGTCACGGCCGGCGCGAAGCCCCGCGCCGCGGCGCAGGTGGTCGCAAGCCTCACGGGCGCGCGTCCGAACGATCTCTACCGCGAGCTGACTGGAAGGGACCCACGGCGCTAG
- a CDS encoding MCE family protein → MKRAVREHLGDFAAILALLAFGTVVTIFILSQQRASFPEWFPLLGEERFEIKAEMSSAQAVTPGQGQTVNISGIKAGDVTEVELIEGEAVVTMEVEEQYADLIHPDATILLRPRTGLQDMTLELDPGKEGDPVEEGFTVPIANTEPNVNFDQILASLDGDTRAYVQLLLQASAEGLEGKNPERLSQGLKRLAPLARDLGTVNKALAKRRANIARVMTNFRAISEELAANDQELASFVTDSNDAMSAFANQEANLRESLARFPSALRATRGALESADQLATTATPALRRLIPAARALGPGLRAARPFLRKTVGPIRDQIRPFTRDVRTPIRHLTQISEPLQKSTRGLSGGFSNLNELTNALAYNPPGREEGYGFWLAWFNHNTNAIFQLQDGMGPLRRGLVAVDCFTALQAELTTFSVPQLQTLNLVSNTTRSEAPYCEPFVGP, encoded by the coding sequence GTGAAGCGGGCCGTACGAGAACACCTCGGTGACTTCGCGGCGATCCTCGCCCTGCTCGCCTTCGGCACCGTCGTGACGATCTTCATCCTGTCTCAGCAGCGCGCTTCGTTCCCCGAGTGGTTCCCGCTGCTCGGCGAGGAGCGCTTCGAGATCAAGGCCGAGATGAGCTCGGCCCAGGCCGTCACCCCCGGGCAGGGCCAGACGGTGAACATCTCCGGCATCAAGGCGGGCGACGTGACCGAGGTCGAGCTCATCGAGGGCGAAGCGGTCGTGACGATGGAGGTCGAAGAGCAGTACGCCGATCTGATCCACCCGGACGCGACGATCCTGCTGCGTCCGCGAACGGGTCTGCAGGACATGACCCTCGAGCTCGATCCCGGCAAGGAGGGTGATCCGGTCGAGGAGGGCTTCACCGTCCCGATCGCCAACACCGAGCCGAACGTCAACTTCGATCAGATCCTCGCCTCGCTCGACGGCGACACCCGCGCCTACGTCCAGCTCCTGCTTCAGGCCTCGGCCGAGGGGCTCGAGGGCAAGAACCCCGAGCGGCTGTCGCAGGGCCTGAAGCGGCTCGCGCCGCTGGCTCGCGACCTCGGGACGGTCAACAAGGCACTCGCCAAGCGCCGGGCGAACATCGCACGCGTGATGACGAACTTCCGCGCGATCTCCGAAGAGCTCGCCGCCAACGACCAGGAGCTTGCGAGCTTCGTCACCGACTCGAACGACGCCATGTCGGCCTTCGCCAATCAGGAAGCGAACCTCCGCGAGTCACTCGCACGTTTCCCGTCCGCGCTCCGGGCGACCCGCGGTGCGCTCGAGTCGGCCGATCAGCTGGCGACGACGGCGACTCCGGCGCTTCGCCGGCTGATCCCCGCGGCCCGGGCGCTCGGCCCGGGCTTGCGTGCTGCACGCCCCTTCCTGCGCAAGACGGTCGGCCCGATCCGCGATCAGATCCGGCCGTTCACGCGCGATGTCCGCACCCCGATCCGCCACCTGACGCAGATCTCGGAGCCACTGCAGAAGTCGACCCGCGGATTGAGCGGAGGCTTCTCGAACCTGAACGAGCTGACCAACGCGCTCGCCTACAACCCGCCCGGTCGCGAGGAGGGCTACGGGTTCTGGCTGGCCTGGTTCAACCACAACACGAACGCCATCTTCCAGCTACAGGACGGCATGGGACCGTTGCGGCGCGGCCTCGTCGCCGTCGATTGCTTCACCGCCCTCCAGGCCGAGCTCACGACCTTCTCGGTCCCGCAGCTCCAGACACTCAACCTGGTCTCGAATACGACCAGGTCCGAAGCTCCCTACTGCGAGCCGTTCGTAGGTCCCTGA
- a CDS encoding MCE family protein → MTVLITTLAVFLAYNANSGLPFVPTYTLSAEVPDAETLVPGNEVRVGGVRVGQVVRITPQAHQDGSATAKLDLELDRDIQPLPKDSTYMVRSRSALGLKYLELVPGDSEEGWERGSIIPVSQARPEPVELDEVLNTFDEPTRAGIQGNLLEFGSAIAGRGPDLNRLFGVLPDTLDPLRPVMANLSSDDTRLGPFFQALAQTAAEVAPVAQEQAEAFVNLDTTFAAFADVSIPYIQDSISKSPPTLRTVQTTMPTIRPFLDNSARLFADLRPGARAFRENGPAISRSLELGSSVLLRAPAFNRQLPKTARALERLNDDSGARAGINRLEQTNSILKRVLAFVTPAQTVCNYGGILARNIKEVYSRRNSLGTFQQFIPFAGPEGPDSLGRYSARSADGGGEEGNFLHYNPYPNTAAPGQTRECEAGREPYLLGRQVIGNVPGNQGTEMPSTRGSGG, encoded by the coding sequence GTGACCGTGCTGATCACGACCCTGGCCGTCTTCCTCGCCTACAACGCGAACAGCGGGCTGCCGTTCGTTCCGACCTACACGCTCTCGGCCGAGGTTCCGGACGCCGAGACGCTCGTGCCCGGCAACGAGGTGCGGGTCGGGGGGGTTCGGGTCGGCCAGGTCGTCCGAATCACTCCGCAGGCCCACCAGGACGGCTCCGCGACCGCCAAGCTCGACCTCGAACTGGACCGCGACATCCAGCCGCTTCCTAAGGATTCGACCTACATGGTCCGCTCGCGCTCAGCGCTCGGACTGAAGTATCTGGAGCTCGTGCCCGGTGACTCCGAGGAGGGGTGGGAGCGAGGGTCGATCATCCCGGTCAGCCAGGCGCGTCCGGAGCCCGTCGAGCTCGATGAGGTGCTCAACACATTCGACGAACCGACGCGGGCGGGGATCCAGGGCAATCTGCTCGAGTTCGGCAGCGCGATCGCCGGTCGAGGCCCCGACCTCAACCGCCTGTTCGGTGTCCTTCCCGACACGCTCGACCCGCTGCGGCCGGTGATGGCGAATCTGTCGAGCGACGACACGCGCCTCGGCCCCTTCTTTCAGGCATTGGCTCAGACGGCGGCCGAGGTCGCGCCCGTCGCCCAGGAGCAGGCGGAGGCCTTCGTCAACCTCGACACGACCTTCGCAGCGTTCGCCGACGTCTCGATTCCCTACATCCAGGACTCGATCTCGAAATCGCCGCCGACGCTGCGAACGGTTCAGACGACGATGCCGACGATCCGGCCGTTCCTCGATAACAGCGCGCGTCTCTTTGCCGACCTACGACCAGGCGCACGGGCGTTCCGCGAGAACGGCCCGGCGATCTCGCGCTCGCTCGAGCTCGGTTCCTCGGTGCTGCTGCGCGCACCGGCGTTCAACCGCCAACTCCCGAAGACGGCGCGCGCTCTCGAACGCCTCAACGACGACAGCGGCGCTCGCGCCGGCATCAATCGGCTCGAGCAGACGAACTCGATCCTCAAGCGCGTTCTCGCCTTCGTCACGCCGGCGCAAACCGTTTGCAACTACGGCGGCATCCTTGCGCGCAACATCAAGGAGGTCTACAGCCGCCGCAACAGCCTCGGGACCTTCCAGCAATTCATCCCGTTCGCGGGCCCGGAGGGACCCGACAGTCTCGGGCGTTATTCCGCGCGAAGCGCGGACGGGGGCGGCGAGGAAGGCAACTTCCTGCACTACAACCCGTATCCGAACACCGCCGCGCCCGGCCAGACGCGCGAGTGTGAGGCTGGTCGCGAGCCCTATCTGCTCGGCCGTCAAGTGATCGGCAACGTGCCAGGCAACCAAGGCACGGAGATGCCTTCGACCCGAGGCTCCGGAGGATGA
- a CDS encoding MCE family protein yields the protein MRRALLISAGLIAAICLFVVAQGSRDAEVGDGEGYYVRAIFDNGGFVVPDEEVRVAGAKVGVISDVGITNETEAVHADGSPDPGKAVVVLRIEDEAFQDFRQDATCIIRPQSFIGEKFVECDPTRPRAAGVEPPPPLERIGEGEPGEGQYLLPIEQNGKAVDLDLVNNIMRESYADRFRLILNDLGAGFATRGDELNETIRRTSPALRQTNEVLAILAEQNQTLSQLAEDSDASLEPLAAERERLTGFIRNAQQSAAAAAERRDDIEAGLVELPPALDEVTLTMRRLENFSDQARPTLADFAAAAPSLVRTSQALGPFSRAATPALRSLGEASERTTEPLNNADPVIRDIRNLATATQRPAGDLKSLLGSLNRQDAYPNLLEFIYNGAGSANGYDDFGHYFRAVLVITNCLEYQPRPFTGCEGGRFDLAQSTASAPASIKTLGVEDAATALGGLGDGSEIEAPDGPAAELEPEPETETPPMPQDPDDDGTVDEPEGEPEAGSEDGTEAEQVEAGGATTASAREADLLMDYLMGGS from the coding sequence ATGAGACGGGCGCTGCTCATATCCGCGGGGCTGATCGCGGCGATCTGCCTGTTCGTCGTCGCGCAGGGCTCGCGAGACGCCGAGGTCGGCGACGGCGAGGGCTACTACGTCCGCGCGATCTTCGACAACGGCGGCTTCGTCGTCCCCGATGAGGAGGTCCGAGTCGCCGGAGCCAAGGTCGGCGTGATCTCGGACGTCGGAATCACGAACGAGACCGAGGCCGTTCACGCCGACGGCTCGCCCGACCCGGGCAAGGCCGTCGTCGTGCTGAGGATCGAGGATGAGGCCTTCCAGGACTTCCGCCAGGACGCGACGTGCATCATCCGCCCGCAGTCGTTCATCGGCGAGAAGTTCGTCGAGTGCGATCCGACCCGTCCGCGCGCCGCCGGGGTCGAGCCGCCGCCACCGCTCGAGAGGATCGGCGAGGGCGAGCCGGGCGAGGGCCAGTACCTGCTGCCCATCGAGCAGAACGGCAAGGCCGTCGACCTCGACCTGGTCAACAACATCATGCGCGAGTCCTACGCCGACCGCTTTCGCTTGATCCTCAATGATCTCGGCGCCGGCTTCGCGACCCGCGGCGACGAGCTCAACGAGACGATCCGGCGCACGAGCCCCGCGCTTCGCCAGACCAACGAGGTCCTGGCGATCCTCGCCGAGCAGAACCAGACGCTCTCCCAGCTCGCCGAGGACTCCGACGCCTCGCTCGAGCCGCTCGCCGCCGAGCGCGAGAGGCTGACCGGGTTCATCCGCAACGCCCAGCAGTCCGCAGCCGCCGCGGCCGAGCGCCGCGACGACATCGAGGCCGGGCTCGTCGAGCTGCCGCCGGCGCTCGACGAGGTGACGCTCACGATGCGCCGGCTCGAGAACTTCTCCGACCAAGCGCGCCCGACGCTCGCCGACTTCGCCGCCGCCGCGCCGAGCCTCGTTCGAACGAGCCAGGCGCTTGGTCCGTTCTCGCGTGCCGCGACCCCGGCGCTGCGCTCGCTCGGCGAGGCCTCGGAGCGCACGACGGAGCCGCTCAACAACGCCGACCCGGTGATCCGCGATATCCGCAACCTCGCAACTGCGACTCAACGGCCGGCGGGGGACCTGAAGTCGCTGCTGGGCTCGCTCAACCGTCAGGACGCCTACCCGAATCTGCTCGAGTTCATCTACAACGGGGCCGGCTCAGCAAATGGCTACGACGACTTCGGGCACTACTTCCGCGCAGTCCTGGTGATCACGAACTGTCTCGAGTACCAGCCCCGGCCGTTCACCGGTTGCGAGGGTGGACGCTTCGACCTGGCCCAGTCGACCGCGTCTGCGCCGGCCAGCATCAAGACCCTCGGTGTCGAGGACGCTGCCACCGCCCTGGGGGGCCTTGGCGACGGAAGCGAGATCGAGGCGCCCGACGGTCCCGCGGCGGAACTGGAGCCCGAGCCGGAGACCGAGACTCCGCCGATGCCGCAGGACCCCGACGACGACGGCACGGTCGACGAGCCCGAGGGAGAGCCTGAGGCCGGTTCCGAGGACGGAACTGAGGCCGAGCAGGTTGAGGCGGGCGGCGCGACGACCGCGAGCGCTCGCGAGGCGGACCTGCTCATGGACTACCTGATGGGCGGCTCGTGA
- a CDS encoding MCE family protein has translation MEAGSSRVEGPSRGPRLARLIAVLAFVAVAAVIVLLLLGGDPGHRYKLMFENGGQLVTGNEVLVAGQPVGIIDEIELSDNAQAEVSITTDEPLHEGTTAVIRATSLSGIANRYIALTMGPNNAPELKDGAVLSGDETTAPVDVDQLFDTFDAKTRKGLQNFIGGFGTVYTGNLEEANRTYKFLNPGIVSTRNLLAELNRDQQALSDFLASSSSVFNAVAERRDELSSLIANSNAALGAIAQENAALDRDLELLPPVLRQANTTFLNLRFTLDDLEPLVETAKPATKNLAPFLGRLRPVAQDAVPVFNSLQNVFNRSGANNDLTDTLNALPKTERLAGKLTPRLIAALDESQPTVEQTRPYTPELTATIAHLGQVFAYYDADGHFGRVAPAGANLFDYDPGTGDLEPISDSDQLDGFDAYDVNDFGPFERCPGAGTQPASDGSNPFLDDGNLAGLCEPSQVPPGP, from the coding sequence GTGGAAGCGGGGAGTTCGCGAGTTGAAGGCCCGTCACGGGGTCCGCGGCTTGCGCGCCTGATCGCCGTCCTCGCCTTCGTCGCGGTCGCCGCGGTGATCGTCCTGTTGCTTCTGGGTGGCGATCCCGGTCACCGCTACAAGCTCATGTTCGAGAACGGCGGGCAGCTCGTGACCGGCAACGAGGTCCTGGTCGCCGGACAGCCGGTCGGGATCATCGACGAAATCGAGCTCTCCGACAACGCCCAGGCCGAGGTCTCGATCACGACCGACGAGCCGCTCCACGAGGGCACCACCGCGGTGATCCGCGCGACCTCGCTCTCGGGGATCGCCAACCGCTACATCGCCCTGACCATGGGTCCGAACAACGCGCCGGAGCTCAAGGACGGCGCGGTGCTGTCGGGCGACGAGACGACGGCCCCGGTCGACGTCGACCAGCTCTTCGACACGTTCGACGCCAAGACCCGGAAGGGCCTCCAGAACTTCATCGGCGGCTTCGGGACGGTCTACACCGGGAACCTCGAGGAGGCCAACCGCACCTACAAGTTCCTCAACCCGGGCATCGTCTCGACGCGCAACCTGCTCGCCGAGCTCAACCGCGACCAGCAGGCGCTCTCGGACTTCCTCGCATCGAGTTCGAGCGTCTTCAACGCCGTCGCCGAGCGCCGCGACGAGCTCTCGTCGCTGATCGCGAACTCGAACGCCGCGCTCGGCGCGATCGCGCAGGAGAACGCGGCCCTCGACCGCGACCTCGAGCTGCTGCCGCCCGTGCTTCGCCAGGCGAACACGACCTTCCTGAACCTGCGGTTCACGCTCGACGACCTCGAGCCGCTCGTCGAGACCGCAAAGCCGGCGACGAAGAACCTGGCGCCGTTCTTGGGACGACTACGCCCGGTGGCCCAGGACGCGGTGCCGGTGTTCAACTCGCTCCAGAACGTCTTCAACCGCTCGGGCGCCAACAACGACCTGACCGACACTCTGAACGCGCTGCCGAAGACCGAGCGCCTTGCCGGGAAGCTGACGCCGCGACTGATCGCGGCGCTCGACGAGTCGCAGCCGACGGTCGAGCAGACGCGGCCATACACGCCTGAGCTCACGGCGACGATCGCGCACCTCGGCCAGGTCTTCGCCTACTACGACGCGGATGGTCACTTCGGGCGCGTGGCCCCGGCGGGCGCGAACCTGTTCGACTACGACCCCGGCACGGGCGATCTCGAGCCGATCAGCGACTCCGACCAGCTGGACGGTTTCGACGCCTATGACGTGAACGACTTCGGACCGTTCGAACGCTGTCCCGGCGCGGGGACGCAGCCAGCATCCGATGGATCGAATCCGTTTCTCGACGATGGCAACCTCGCAGGACTCTGCGAGCCGTCGCAGGTGCCGCCAGGGCCATGA
- a CDS encoding MCE family protein, with amino-acid sequence MSPRPQKAPNPHLDPRGASMTKRWVVGLFVVIALAIVGYLAFFKNNPFVGPGYQATAVFENATTLRSSAPVRIAGVNVGEVTDIELEGETSEVTFTVDDEGLPLHEDATVEIRPRLFLEGNFFLELTPGSPTAPDLPDGGKIPVTQTTTAVQIDEVLTALQASSRRDLQKSLDGFGAALNERPSSKQDRTQDPEFRGLTLAETINKGFKYGGPAGKTTSIVNQALLGNEPHDLSRLIKANATVFGALSEREEDLQGLITNFNTVTGALATEQENLRATLAELQPTLETAEPALINLNTSFPPLRAFSRELEPSLRALPGTISAGNPWLRQARPLLSNRELGGLAKLLERGTPGLAKSVVVSQRLFPELTDFSRCVDENLIPTGDIVVDDAGGAYPYTTGESNYSEFLYALVNQAGESASFDGNGPYLRANAGGGGVLAQAAPPSGGSTGTADVFSNVQTDPVGTRPRFTPEAPPYRPDVSCFTNPLPNVNGVGAGDLPGDIGPPMPEAVGP; translated from the coding sequence ATGAGTCCCCGCCCGCAGAAGGCGCCGAACCCGCATCTCGACCCGCGCGGCGCGTCGATGACCAAGCGGTGGGTCGTCGGACTGTTCGTCGTCATCGCTCTGGCCATCGTCGGCTACCTCGCGTTCTTCAAGAACAACCCGTTCGTCGGCCCCGGCTATCAGGCGACCGCGGTGTTCGAGAACGCGACGACGCTGCGCTCGAGCGCTCCGGTACGCATCGCCGGCGTGAATGTCGGTGAGGTCACCGACATCGAGCTGGAAGGCGAGACCTCGGAGGTCACCTTCACCGTCGACGACGAGGGCCTGCCGCTTCACGAGGACGCAACGGTTGAGATCCGCCCGCGGCTGTTCCTCGAAGGCAACTTCTTCCTCGAGCTCACGCCCGGGAGCCCGACCGCGCCCGACCTGCCGGACGGCGGCAAGATTCCGGTGACTCAGACGACCACCGCGGTCCAGATTGACGAGGTCCTGACCGCGCTGCAGGCGAGCTCGCGGCGCGATCTCCAGAAGTCGCTCGACGGGTTCGGCGCTGCACTGAACGAGCGTCCGAGCTCGAAGCAGGACAGAACCCAGGACCCCGAGTTCCGAGGCCTGACGCTCGCCGAGACGATCAACAAGGGGTTCAAGTACGGCGGGCCGGCGGGCAAGACGACATCGATCGTCAACCAGGCGCTCCTCGGCAACGAGCCTCACGACCTGTCGCGACTGATCAAGGCAAACGCGACGGTCTTCGGAGCCCTGAGCGAGCGTGAGGAGGACCTCCAGGGGCTGATCACCAACTTCAACACCGTGACGGGCGCGCTCGCCACCGAGCAGGAGAACCTGCGAGCAACCCTGGCCGAGCTGCAACCGACGCTGGAGACCGCCGAGCCGGCTCTCATCAACCTGAATACGAGCTTCCCGCCGTTGCGAGCGTTCTCGCGTGAGCTCGAACCAAGCCTCCGCGCGCTACCCGGCACCATCAGCGCCGGCAACCCGTGGCTACGCCAGGCGCGCCCGCTGCTTTCGAACCGCGAGCTCGGCGGCCTTGCGAAGCTGCTCGAGCGCGGAACGCCGGGTCTTGCCAAGTCGGTCGTCGTTTCGCAGCGACTGTTCCCTGAGCTGACGGACTTCTCGCGGTGCGTCGATGAGAACCTGATTCCGACCGGCGACATCGTGGTCGACGACGCCGGTGGCGCCTATCCGTATACGACGGGAGAATCGAACTACAGCGAGTTCCTCTACGCGCTCGTCAACCAGGCGGGCGAGAGCGCGAGCTTTGACGGGAACGGGCCCTACCTGCGTGCAAACGCGGGTGGCGGCGGAGTGCTGGCCCAGGCCGCCCCGCCGAGCGGAGGTTCGACCGGCACCGCCGACGTCTTCTCCAACGTCCAGACGGATCCGGTCGGTACGCGACCCCGCTTCACGCCCGAGGCACCTCCGTACCGCCCGGATGTCTCTTGTTTCACGAATCCGCTCCCGAACGTGAACGGTGTGGGCGCGGGCGACCTGCCCGGGGACATCGGACCGCCGATGCCAGAGGCGGTGGGACCGTGA